In Cololabis saira isolate AMF1-May2022 chromosome 10, fColSai1.1, whole genome shotgun sequence, a single window of DNA contains:
- the LOC133451787 gene encoding cytochrome c oxidase assembly factor 1 homolog, which yields MYYLMQRRFAGSQYHRLAVQQLQDCPPALAALGAPPLTVHNIHLSDRTNRMDQHSAQVKIPVTGPKSGGYLYAFAVRDGETGGWRLQQAVLALRQGQNLDLLDPQTRAGGALDLLDP from the exons atGTACTACCTGATGCAGA GGAGGTTTGCGGGGTCCCAGTACCACCGGCTGGcggtgcagcagctgcaggactgTCCTCCGGCCCTGGCCGCCCTGGGAGCTCCGCCCCTGACCGTCCACAACATCCACCTGTCTGACAGGACCAACCGCATGGACCAGCACTCGGCCCAG GTGAAGATTCCGGTGACGGGACCGAAGTCGGGCGGATACCTGTACGCCTTCGCTGTGAGGGACGGAGAGACGGGGGG GTGGAGGCTGCAGCAGGCCGTGCTGGCGCTCCGGCAGggccagaacctggacctgctgGACCCCCAGACCCGGGCCGGGGGGGCCTTAGACCTGCTGGACCCGTAG
- the LOC133451745 gene encoding C-C chemokine receptor type 3-like, whose amino-acid sequence MDYEYWILPGLNGTTADLDYVVNETVQLCTKEDVNEFGARFIPVFYYVNFALSYLGNGLVLFIIHKYEKLNTVTNIFLLNLVLSNILFASSLPFWAWYHLSEWIFGAALCKMVSSAYFIGFYSSILFLTLMTFDRYLAVVHAVAAAKSRKRVYAIIASVVVWCISILASVKELVLRNVSKNPLTGLMCEETGYSKSIMDNWRLVSSYQQFLLFFLFPLIMVMYCYICITVRVLTTQLKERCRAIKLIFVIIFTFFVCWTPFNIVVLLRGIKISQSSPEEDPCDDSLDYALYVTRNIAYLYCCISPVFYTFVGKKFQSHFKRLMAKRIPCLRRHLSLDSQTTRSTSQRTPHSVHE is encoded by the coding sequence ATGGATTATGAATATTGGATCCTTCCGGGACTCAATGGAACCACTGCCGATCTGGATTACGTGGTCAATGAAACCGTCCAGCTCTGTACGAAGGAAGACGTCAACGAGTTTGGAGCAAGATTCATCCCAGTCTTCTACTACGTCAACTTCGCCTTGAGTTACCTCGGTAACGGGCTTGTCCTCTTCATCATCCACAAGTACGAGAAGCTCAACACGGTGACAAACATCTTCCTCTTGAATCTGGTCCTCTCCAACATCCTGTTTGCCTCCAGTCTGCCTTTCTGGGCCTGGTATCATCTGTCCGAGTGGATCTTCGGCGCTGCTCTCTGTAAGATGGTCAGTAGCGCCTACTTCATCGGGTTCTACAGCTCCATCCTCTTCCTCACACTCATGACCTTTGACCGATACCTGGCCGTGGTGCACGCGGTGGCGGCTGCCAAGAGCAGGAAGCGAGTGTACGCCATCATCGCGTCGGTGGTGGTTTGGTGCATCAGCATTCTCGCAAGTGTGAAGGAGCTGGTTCTTAGGAACGTTTCTAAGAACCCTTTAACCGGACTCATGTGCGAGGAGACAGGGTACTCGAAGAGCATCATGGACAACTGGCGCCTGGTCAGTTCCTATCAACAGTTCctgctcttcttcctctttcctctcATCATGGTGATGTACTGCTACATCTGCATCACTGTGCGTGTCCTAACCACCCAACTGAAGGAGAGGTGTCGCGCCATTAAGCTCATATTTGTCATCATCTTCACCTTCTTTGTCTGCTGGACGCCCTTCAATATCGTCGTCCTCCTTCGAGGTATCAAGATCTCTCAATCCAGCCCAGAAGAAGACCCATGTGATGACAGTTTAGACTACGCCCTGTACGTGACCCGGAACATCGCCTACTTGTACTGCTGCATCAGTCCTGTGTTTTACACATTTGTAGGAAAGAAGTTCCAGAGTCACTTCAAAAGACTGATGGCCAAGAGGATTCCCTGTCTGAGGAGACATCTCAGCTTGGACAGCCAGACCACCAGGTCCACATCCCAGAGGACCCCACATTCTGTTCACGAGTAA